From a region of the Arachis ipaensis cultivar K30076 chromosome B09, Araip1.1, whole genome shotgun sequence genome:
- the LOC107617297 gene encoding IAA-amino acid hydrolase ILR1-like 4 isoform X6, which translates to MGFFNLFLFIIIFHVFVTTPIFSHSNNNNERSSSSISNFLDLAKSPEVFDWMVRIRRKIHEYPELLYEEFNTSEVIRTELDNLGISYKHPVAETGVIGYIGTGKAPFVALRADIDGLPIQEMVEWEHKSKVDEKMHACAHDAHTAMLLGAAKILKQHEHQIKGTVVLVFQPAEEGGAGAKKVLEAGVLDKVSAIFGLHLVPTLPLGHVASKPGPFMAGSGTFHATIHGRGGHAAMPHLSIDPLLAASSAVVNLQQLVSREADPLDPQVVTVANFHGDGAFNVIPDSVTIGGTFRAFSPESITRLKERIQQVITGVATVHRCTAEVDFLEEQKPFYPATINDQKLHEHFLEVAKNVVGNENVYETQPVTVSEDFAFYQEVIPGFFFMLGFKSLTSVEPLPMLHSPHFTVNEHAFPYGAALHASLATTFLLNLDDGGKCHDEL; encoded by the exons ATGGGTTTCTTTAACTTGTTCCTTTTTATCATAATCTTTCATGTCTTTGTTACAACACCCATATTCTCacattcaaataataataatgaacgTTCATCATCCTCAATCTCAAATTTTCTAGATTTGGCTAAGAGTCCTGAGGTATTTGATTGGATGGTTAGGATCAGAAGGAAGATTCATGAGTACCCAGAATTGCTCTATGAGGAATTTAACACTAGTGAAGTCATAAGAACCGAATTGGATAATTTGGGAATTTCATATAAGCATCCAGTTGCTGAAACGGGTGTTATTGGATACATTGGAACTGGAAAAGCTCCTTTTGTTGCTTTAAGAGCTGATATTGATGGTCTCCCAATCCAG GAAATGGTGGAGTGGGAGCACAAGAGTAAAGTAGATGAAAAGATGCATGCTTGTGCCCATGATGCTCACACTGCTATGCTTCTTGGTGCTGCTAAGATTCTCAAACAGCATGAACATCAGATAAAA GGCACCGTGGTTCTTGTTTTTCAACCAGCAGAGGAAGGAGGAGCAGGGGCAAAGAAAGTGTTAGAGGCAGGAGTATTAGACAAAGTTTCAGCCATCTTTGGATTGCACTTGGTACCTACATTACCCTTAGGACACGTGGCATCTAAGCCTGGTCCATTCATGGCGGGAAGTGGAACGTTTCATGCAACTATTCATGGAAGGGGAGGCCATGCAGCTATGCCTCACTTGTCCATTGATCCCCTTCTGGCAGCTTCTAGTGCCGTTGTCAACTTGCAACAACTTGTTTCTCGTGAAGCCGATCCTCTTGATCCCCAGGTAGTTACGGTTGCTAATTTCCACGGAGATGGTGCATTCAACGTTATTCCAGATTCTGTCACTATTGGAGGAACTTTCCGAGCTTTTTCACCTGAAAGCATCACACGTTTGAAAGAGCGCATTCAACAG GTAATCACCGGAGTAGCGACCGTTCATAGGTGCACCGCGGAGGTTGATTTCCTTGAAGAACAGAAACCGTTCTATCCAGCAACCATAAACGATCAAAAGTTGCATGAGCATTTTCTTGAAGTGGCCAAGAATGTTGTTGGAAACGAGAATGTTTATGAAACACAACCTGTAACAGTATCTGAAGACTTTGCATTCTATCAAGAGGTTATACCTGGTTTCTTCTTCATGCTTGGATTCAAAAGTCTCACTTCAGTTGAACCACTTCCAATGTTGCACTCACCACATTTCACCGTCAATGAACATGCTTTTCCCTATGGTGCTGCTCTTCATGCTTCCTTAGCTACTACTTTTCTTCTCAACCTTGATGATGGAGGCAAATGTCATGATGAGTTATAA